From the Daphnia magna isolate NIES linkage group LG3, ASM2063170v1.1, whole genome shotgun sequence genome, one window contains:
- the LOC116919255 gene encoding LOW QUALITY PROTEIN: nicastrin-like (The sequence of the model RefSeq protein was modified relative to this genomic sequence to represent the inferred CDS: substituted 1 base at 1 genomic stop codon) codes for MAGILNVKKVCWLLFSAILLATDLSGERITEKIYQRIDDGFSCFRRLNGTHQIGCSSSQSGNVGVVHYVGKKLDFDWLLEVGPDAPYVVLLAPDLFRRENLMSLKNSGKVAGIVVLNQTDTTFHNPSPAPPYSNDLTCPNKITGLYKNDEFSSYCDSNPWNPAGDAILFEDFQFPIFFINETKLNQSVLLDDCYLKFNRPIEGTPPSYPLCAIELKAFMWAAVDTPTCLRRGRLNMLLNPQPSEYCDPLGNVNIFVPVLAANKSSGPVRNHSVIFISARLDSASIFDGLSVGADTAITGMATLIAIADMINKFKFDIRREEIENIFLVLFNGEAFDYIGSSRMAYEMTLGKFPKPLKEENPSQSPLIGLEHIKYWIELGSLAPHGDKKIYLHTDPKSRSDIRVDSNVMNLINALMNNQGNLTVESVNASIPLPPASLQSFLKKDLSIPGLLISNHKNAFTNQFYNNEWDTFQTISSSKLSKHLAEVAQTVSAAIYKLATRDEMPTNIVANVTLLESILECYLVNANCSLFSWLLNGRNNLATGSILPTYVGVTHGDGAYKALSLRTRHLLAMVSGDPLDINKTACINSDHNEIYHYYWMGEYESNNSSGTCYRSTIKTSYAVSPAFEIEDYDWASGEYSSWTESRWETFSVRIFLKASSLQAVSIFVFGVVVLLLSFAVTYWVETNSALLFPPRXRSTRKSDSGVNGNRNESTADNEIGQLGPGASFTVFTLMEDLIDKMKLLKYETEFANEFNIKPFPRHYFAIPTNPGEQFYMFVVTAAWLIRKGKKKFDTPQESDDPNAAISNILDHVRRLGVAIEFPPNRLKQGYGEHVVFVLDRLADYALKINNFLWDQPQEKDEEEVVEEENGSGDELDLDQVEEEMAAQYGSDDDEYDKDFFNLNVQTITPHVSQMRADVLESNADAEAWKIEVERVIPRLKLAMKPDPRDWRSRLELLSKYSAGVSNTMSSSRTMLQKISTDIEKNMERVETREKYLNSQLSGLLTQYSKTQEQLKQVEEKYTKFSVGIEERNHKLNQLNDEIQHIKNELDERSLNMTDGTPLVNLKKVLIRIKGELTLMDVRIGVASHILLQARMKQSTALQHLLLANSTTAITR; via the exons ATGGCTGGCATTTTAAATGTCAAAAAAGTTTGTTGGTTATTATTTAGTGCTATTTTATTAGCTACTGACTTGAGTGGTGAAAGAATCACGGAAAAAATTTATCAACGGATTGACGATGGTTTTAGTTGCTTTAGAAGGTTAAATGGAACCCATCAGATTGGTTGTTCAT caTCCCAATCAGGAAATGTAGGTGTTGTGCATTATGTTGGAAAAAAACTGGATTTTGATTGGCTTCTTGAGGTTGGCCCTGATGCTCCATATGTGGTTTTACTAGCTCCGGACTTGTTTAGAAG AGAAAACCTGATGTCACTGAAAAATTCAGGCAAAGTTGCTGGCATAGTAGTTCTAAACCAAACTGATACTACATTTCACAATCCATCTCCAGCACCACCTTATTCCAATGACTTAACATGTCCCAACAAAATTACTG GACTGTATAAAAATGATGAATTTTCTTCCTACTGTGATTCTAACCCATGGAATCCTGCTGGAGATGCAATTTTATTTGAAGATTTCCaattcccaatttttttcatcaatGAAACCAAGCTAAATCAATCAGTCCTGCTTGATGAT TGTTATTTGAAGTTCAATCGACCAATAGAAGGTACGCCCCCCAGCTATCCTTTATGTGCTATTGAACTGAAGGCTTTTATGTGGGCCGCGGTGGATACACCAACGTGCCTTCGACGGGGACGTCTCAACATGCTACTCAATCCACAACCTT CCGAGTACTGTGATCCTTTGGGGAATGTCAATATTTTTGTCCCTGTATTGGCCGCAAACAAGAGTAGCGGACCCGTTCGCAACCACTCCGTCATCTTCATCTCTGCCAGATTAGACAGTGCATCAATATTCGATGGTCTGTCAGTTGGTGCCGATACAGCCATTACAGGAATGGCTACTCTGATAGCTATTGCAGATATGATTAACAAGTTCAAGTTCGATATCCGTCGTGAGGAGATCGAAAATATCTTTTTGGTACTTTTTAATGGCGAAGCTTTCGACTATATCGGATCTAGTCGCATGGCCTACGAAATGACTTTAG GGAAATTCCCGAAGCcgttgaaagaagaaaatccaTCGCAAAGTCCTCTGATTGGGCTCGAACATATTAAATATTGGATTGAGCTTGGTTCTCTAGCTCCTCATggtgataaaaaaatttatctgcACACGGATCCCAAATCGAGGAGTGATATACGGGTTGACTCCAAC GTGATGAATTTGATCAATGCCCTTATGAATAATCAGGGCAATCTTACTGTAGAGTCTGTCAATGCTTCAATCCCACTGCCACCAGCCTCTCTTCAAAGTTTTCTCAAAAAAGATTTGAGCATCCCAGGGCTGTTGATCTCCAACCACAAGAACGCATTTACCAATCAGTTTTACAACAACGAATGGGATACATTTCAGACAATTAGTTCTTCGAAGTTATCAAAGCATCTGGCTGAGGTTGCTCAGACGGTATCAGCTGCTATCTATAAATTGGCTACAAGGGATGAAATGCCTACGAACATCGTAGCAAACGTGACTTTG TTGGAGAGCATTCTCGAGTGCTACCTGGTCAACGCCAATTGCAGCCTCTTCAGTTGGCTTTTAAACGGTAGGAACAATTTAGCTACTGGAAGCATTTTGCCGACCTATGTGGGTGTGACGCATGGTGATGGTGCCTACAAGGCTCTTTCGCTACGGACCCGGCACCTTTTGGCGATGGTCAGTGGAGATCCACTTGATATTAACAAGACAGCTTGTATAAACAGTGATCACAATGAA ATTTACCATTACTACTGGATGGGAGAGTACGAATCAAACAATTCCAGCGGAACATGTTATCGCAGCACTATCAAAACTTCCTACGCGGTTAGCCCAGCCTTTGAAATTGAAG aTTACGACTGGGCATCGGGAGAATACTCTTCCTGGACAGAATCCAGGTGGGAGACTTTCTCAGTTCGAATATttctaaaagcttcctcgCTCCAGGCAGTCTCCATATTCGTCTTTGGAGTGGTAGTCCTTTTGTTATCTTTTGCGGTAACCTATTGGGTAGAAACAAATTCTGCTCTTCTTTTCCCCCCGAGGTAAAGA TCAACCCGTAAATCTGACTCTGGTGTAAATGGCAACCGAAATGAATCAACCGCTGACAACGAAATCGGGCAACTGGGTCCAGGTGCTTCTTTCACGGTATTTACTCTAATGGAGGATTTGATTGACAAGATGAAGCTCCTCAAATACGAAACAGAATTCGCCAACGAATTCAACATTAAACCTTTTCCAAG ACATTACTTTGCTATACCTACCAATCCGGGGGAGCAATTTTACATGTTTGTTGTTACAGCTGCGTGGTTGAtaagaaaaggcaaaaaaaaattcgatacACCCCAGGAATCTGATGACCCCAATGCCGCAATATCAAATATATTGGACCACGTTCGCCGTTTA GGAGTCGCTATCGAGTTCCCACCAAATAGACTGAAGCAGGGCTACGGCGAGCACGTTGTTTTCGTTCTTGATCGGTTGGCTGACTACGCATTGAAAATCAACAACTTTTTATGGGATCA GCCTCAGGAAAAAGACGAAGAGGAAGTTGTAGAAGAGGAGAACGGAAGTGGAGATGAACTTGATTTGGATCAGGTAGAGGAAGAAATGGCTGCTCAATATGGAAGTGACGACGACGAGTACGATAAAGACTTCTTCAACCTTAATGTTCAAACTATTACCCCTCACGTAAGTCAAATGCGAGCTGATGTACTGGAATCGAATGCTGATGCTGAAGCTTGGAAGATCGAAGTTGAACGTGTCATTCCACGACTTAAACTCGCAATGAAGCCTG ATCCCCGGGATTGGAGGTCACGACTAGAATTGCTATCAAAATACAGTGCAGGTGTGTCAAATACGATGAGCTCATCTCGAACAATGCTGCAAAAGATCAGCACAGACATCGAGAAGAACATGGAACGTGTggaaacgagagaaaaataCCTAAATTCTCAGCTCAGTGGATTGTTGACTCAGTACAGCAAGACTCAGGAACAGCTTAAACAGGTGGAAGAAAAATACACCAAATTCAGTG TCGGGATAGAGGAACGTAACCATAAACTAAACCAATTAAATGACGAGATACAACACATCAAGAACGAGCTTGATGAACGTAGTCTCAACATGACTGACGGAA CTCCCCTAGTTAACTTGAAGAAAGTTTTAATTCGAATAAAAGGAGAACTGACATTAATGGACGTTCGTATCGGAGTAGCCAGTCATATATTACTGCAAGCCCGGATGAAACAGTCCACTGCTCTTCAACATCTACTGCTAGCAAATTCAACGACAGCTATcaccagataa
- the LOC116919251 gene encoding uncharacterized protein LOC116919251, which yields MFRNFVSHQSRMILTWAPYKKPAFWVIFLAILLPFMIPVIHMIIFSKLWKQYNRTIDKKTCSCSCWDTVFKGNYEAGISGYKHIYFNATEQSAKIWLLTVLYVIVCYESMKYLLKLWSTKELRYTMFILFASVVYSHYYSFWGYVNYYNDDFYSQFYHQMFFSFTEICSTFFVLKLANLNIELSSGKLLFIIDIAILHVLTAGWDQFVTNVIKQEGELHQVLRDIFFMLPDLLHIVIAVYQLFKLSQIKKRPVTHLISNEQFFGSVLLVSALWVVCLTL from the exons ATGTTTCGAAACTTTGTTTCTCATCAATCTAGAATGATCTTAACATGGGCTCCCTACAAAAAGCCTGCATTTTGGGTTATTTTTCTTGCCATTCTTCTTCCTTTCATGATTCCCGTTATTCACatgataattttttcaaaattgtggAAGCAATACAATAGAACCATTGACAAAAAAACATGCTCCTGCTCATGCTGGGATACAGTTTTTAAAG GAAACTATGAGGCTGGAATAAGTGGCTACAAGCATATTTACTTTAATGCAACAGAACAGTCAGCCAAAATTTGGCTGCTAACAGTCCTATATGTTATTGTTTGCTATGAATCAATGAAGTATCTTTTGAAGTTGTGGAGTACAAAAGAGCTTCGTTATACCATGTTCATATTGTTTGCCAGTGTGGTCTACTCTCATTATTACTCATTTTGGGGATATGTAAACTACTACAATGATGATTTCTATTCACAATTTTATCACCAGATGTTCTTTTCCTTCACAGAAATATGCAgtactttttttgtgttgaagCTTGCCAATCTCAACATTGAATTGTCATCTGGTAAATtgctttttattattgatATAGCCATCCTCCATGTACTCACAGCAGGATGGGATCAATTTGTCACAAATGTCATCAAACAGGAAGGTGAACTGCATCAAGTGCTAAGAGACATTTTCTTCATGCTACCGGATCTTTTACATATTGTCATTGCAGTTTATCAACTGTTCAAATTATCTCAAATCAAAAAAAGACCTGTGACACATCTAATTTCAAATGAGCAGTTCTTTGGCTCTGTATTGTTGGTTTCTGCTTTATGGGTTGTATGCCTTACTTTATAA
- the LOC116919253 gene encoding MORN repeat-containing protein 4 homolog: protein MPSYRNNPFNVQYFVYVEAVRTLTMALDAENKDAVYGSFKYSDGSEYIGEWDQNGQRHGVGQLTTPDGSVYSGQFKLGLCSGLGVLVFSDGARYEGTFSEGWFHGPGAFWRSDGMRYEGEFRGGRIWGQGLVTFSDESNGFPRHEGYFQDCRFMRRAKCGDAIQRAQKVALMARALCDEH from the exons ATGCCTTCGTACAGAAATAATCCTTTTAATGTTCAGTACTTTGTCTACGTGGAAGCAGTAAGGACGCTAACGATGGCGTTGG acgCAGAAAACAAGGATGCTGTATATGGTTCATTCAAATACAGTGATGGCAGCGAATATATAGGCGAGTGGGACCAGAATGGGCAGCGACACGGTGTAGGGCAACTTACTACTCCCGATGGTTCGGTATATTCAGGTCAATTTAAACTAGGACTGTGCTCTGGTTTAGGTGTACTTGTTTTCTCGGACGGTGCAAG GTACGAGGGGACATTTTCCGAAGGCTGGTTTCACGGACCAGGAGCATTCTGGAGATCAGACGGTATGAGATATGAAGGTGAATTCCGTGGCGGCCGGATTTGGGGTCaag GTTTGGTGACTTTTTCGGACGAAAGCAACGGGTTTCCTCGCCATGAAGGATATTTTCAAGATTGTAGATTTATGCGCCGAGCCAAGTGCGGTGACGCAATTCAACGAGCTCAGAAAGTCGCATTAATGGCTCGGGCTTTATGCGATGAGCACTGA
- the LOC116919252 gene encoding PRELI domain-containing protein 1, mitochondrial, whose translation MKFYEMGIVLKHPWEQVVQSFWQRYPNPYSKHVLTEDTVQRELVSGKLRSVRFLTKTGQGPRWADKFVPHQLVGIIEESIVDPKKQSLTTYTRNIGYNKIVSITEKVEYHQDPTNPQQTLVQRQAWIESQFHIGTLRRPIEAFIYDRFRKNCSKASNGFQWVLSKMWTKEPVNSPVILNDIALEAARRATTIASHANARLSS comes from the exons ATGAAGTTCTATGAGATGGGAATAGTTTTAAAACACCCTTGGGAACAGGTCGTGCAATCGTTTTGGCAGCGTTATCCTAACCCATATAG TAAACATGTTTTGACTGAGGATACTGTCCAGAGAGAGTTGGTGTCTGGAAAGCTACGCTCTGTCAGATTCCTGACTAAAACTGGACAGGGCCCACGCTGGGCAGACAAGTTTGTTCCTCATCAACTTGTGGGGATAATTGAAGAATCAATTGTTGACCCTAAGAAACAGAGTTTAACAACTTATACCCGCAACATTGGTTATAACAAAATTGTG AGCATCACAGAGAAGGTGGAATATCACCAAGATCCAACCAACCCCCAACAAACACTTGTGCAAAGGCAGGCCTGGATTGAATCGCAGTTCCATATTGGAACTCTTAGACGCCCAATTGAGGCTTTTATATATGATCGTTTCCGTAAAAACTGCTCCAAG GCTTCAAATGGATTCCAGTGGGTTTTATCCAAAATGTGGACCAAGGAACCAGTCAATTCCCCAGTCATTCTTAATGATATTGCTCTAGAAGCAGCAAGACGAGCTACGACAATTGCTTCCCATGCCAACGCAAGGCTTAGTTcttag
- the LOC116919250 gene encoding uncharacterized protein LOC116919250 — protein sequence MAFPATHAKRDAIVLQASRGFASAPNSPRVFLQSGGLNKRADIMQLIRQADKPGCPDVEAMLQRICSLFPTAREYDVKELMIKYHYREAVVVSALQVLKYPLTMPGPASVATPPMRHLPPTFYVPSSLHAWSETASDGRNSKLGGAFSTTSNTPIHSPLPNRPHHSPKIKLKYLKSVFPKAEETFLLDLLVGMDNNVNQVTQQLLTLGHQKKDKPTPLTPRHSVMSPAPSIIENEPIEEEVVIIKKLPSLFEMQTIKEELKKFFPDEEETVIQLALESTDFDLQKAQLILSSSQERDESFSTIKNLTLSGIKHTVTLSSLKSSPSVLSTFKDIANLYSPMKELEPNDVGHRCKPMHQPIVSTLVSSLYRGNNYSLLGENYVTPNGPQRNLVTGPNSSLRRSTDTCNSRFLMSPEQRVTVQGPNATNRHGPKVTPCISLSSFIANKFKKESMRRL from the exons ATGGCCTTTCCCGCAACTCACGCCAAACGAGACGCCATCGTTCTGCAAGCGAGCAGAGGTTTCGCATCGGCCCCCAACTCGCCTCGAGTCTTCCTTCAGTCCGGTGGTTTGAACAAACGTGCGGACATAATGCAACTGATCCGTCAGGCCGATAAGCCAGGCTGCCCCGACGTCGAAGCCATGCTTCAACGCATCTGCTCTTTGTTTCCAACCGCAAGGGAATACGACGTCAAAGAACTTATGATCAa GTATCATTACCGTGAAGCTGTGGTTGTTAGCGCCCTTCAAGTTCTCAAATATCCGTTGACGATGCCAGGCCCAGCCTCAGTAGCCACTCCGCCTATGCGACACCTTCCACCGACATTCTATGTCCCATCTTCGCTTCATGCCTGGAGTGAGACTGCAAGCGACGGGCGGAATTCCAAACTCGGCGGAGCCTTCTCCACGACCAGTAATACACCCATCCATTCACCTTTACCAAACCGTCCACATCATTCTCctaaaatcaaattaaa GTATTTGAAAAGCGTTTTCCCGAAAGCGGAGGAAACTTTCCTGCTGGATCTGCTCGTCGG AATGGACAATAATGTCAACCAAGTGACGCAGCAGCTGCTGACACTTGGCCATCAGAAGAAGGATAAACCGACGCCATTAACCCCTCGGCACAGTGTGATGTCACCGGCCCCTAGTATCATCGAGAATGAACCaattgaagaagaagttgTCATCATAAAGAAGCTCCCCTCGCTCTTTGAGATGCAAACAA TcaaagaagaactaaaaaaattttttcctgACGAGGAAGAAACCGTAATTCAATTGGCTTTAGAGAGCACTGACTTTGACTTGCAAAAGGCCCAGTTGATCCTGTCAAGTTCCCAAGAGCGTGATGAATCTTTTTCTACAATCAAAAATTTGACCTTGAG TGGCATTAAACACACCGTGACACTCTCGTCATTGAAATCAAGCCCGTCAGTTTTATCTACCTTCAAAGACATAGCAAATCTCTACTCACCTATGAAAGAGCTGGAACCGAATGACGTCGGCCATCGTTGCAAACCGATGCACCAACCCATCGTCAGCACACTGGTATCATCCCTCTATCGTGGAAACAATTATTCTCTTTTGGG TGAAAACTACGTTACGCCCAACGGTCCACAACGCAATCTAGTCACCGGCCCCAACAGTTCCCTACGGCGTTCTACTGACACCTGTAACAGCCGTTTCTTGATGTCTCCCGAACAGCGTGTGACGGTTCAAGGTCCCAACGCGACTAACCGACATGGTCCAAAAGTTACCCCTTGTATAAGTCTTTCTAGTTTCATCGCAAACAAGTTCAAGAAGGAATCAATGAGGCGTCTGTAG
- the LOC116919247 gene encoding ubiquitin carboxyl-terminal hydrolase 20: MEKKSQCIHAEHPGFSGLAELSSKANLNGISKSLTSLAEDAHCQACKIPGRNLWLCLHSKCYRILCGETHKDHSSDHFQDYNNHCLHLNLNTFRIWCYKCEGEMFPLNNDPVINQNLLTLFSKENVQSDHLPRVKCETRGIVGLQNLGNTCYLNAALQALSNVPPMTQYFLECMPITDRDKEIKRTSLAKAYRNLIQNVWSEHPPSTIAPTSVLYAVKLVFQMFRGFQQHDSQEFLRCFMDQLHEELKEPFLDAREREELSENNQSDEDSEQSESESYLTCDSGVSDDEGSSQSGPNATYRSGRRKRTRSSSDSEFSDALDRSPSPRNTSVEASNSSSVKFRSIVSDVFDGQILSSVECLTCNLISNRMETFQDLSLPIPSRDQLYVIHQSVPQTWSQSEDESVKQGWMSWMWNYVWGWFWGPNGHLYDCLSAFFSADELKGDNMYSCEKCKKLRNGIKFSTIEVLPEVLTIHLKRFRHEPMFSSKISSHISFPIRGLDMKPWLTRDCSSKITIYDLIAVIVHHGTAGGGHYTCYALNEPSSQWMEFDDSSARPVSVETVANCQAYVLFYRKRRTNEMDDFRRHIANLTHQELDAQSNGGLLQFYISCKWFCKFKTFAEPGMIHNQDFLCPHGGVQPLKIERLEEVCLPVSAVVWEALHTRFGGGPACNRLFRCPMCHQKQEVMDKRRREELDTFLDLQRDFQNEKSSVPIYAIAMNWFRKWENFVKNRNSSLPGPVENLPITILRNGNRVLRPSSDFAQLSAALWHLFHSHYGGGPEVIIRS; this comes from the exons ATGGAAAAGAAGAGCCAGTGCATACACGCTGAACATCCTGGGTTTTCTGGACTTGCAGAACTATCGTCGAAAGCTAATTTGAATGGGATTTCAAAGAGTCTCACGTCCCTTGCAGAAGAC GCCCATTGTCAAGCATGTAAAATTCCAGGTCGTAACCTCTGGCTTTGTTTACATTCAAAATGCTATCGTATACTGTGTGGTGAAACTCACAAGGATCACAGTAGTGATCATTTTCAA GACTACAATAACCATTGCTTGCATTTGAATTTAAACACCTTCAGAATTTGGTGCTATAAATGTGAAGGTGAAATGTTTCCTCTCAACAATGATCCAGTCATCAACCAAAATCTGTTGACTTTGTTTTCCAAAGAGAATGTACAATCTGATCATCTGCCAAGAGTAAAATGTGAAACTCGAG GAATTGTTGGACTTCAAAATCTTGGTAACACATGCTACTTGAATGCTGCCCTTCAAGCTTTATCAAATGTGCCTCCAATGACTCAGTATTTTCTTGAATGCATGCCTATCACAG ATCGAgacaaagaaatcaaaagaactTCATTAGCCAAAGCATATAGGAACTTAATCCAGAATGTGTGGAGTGAACATCCTCCCTCAACGATTGCACCAACTTCCGTTCTATATGCAGTTAAGCtg GTATTTCAAATGTTCCGTGGGTTTCAGCAACATGACTCGCAGGAGTTCCTCCGCTGTTTTATGGATCAGCTTCATGAAGAGTTAAAAG AACCCTTCTTGGATGCCCGAGAGCGGGAGGAACTCTCCGAGAATAATCAGTCGGACGAAGATTCCGAACAATCTGAATCCGAATCATATTTGACCTGTGATTCCGGTGTTAGCGATGACGAAGGGTCATCTCAATCAGGTCCAAATGCAACCTATCGTTCCGGACGTCGCAAGAGAACTAGAAGTTCATCGGATAGTGAATTCTCTGACGCGTTGGACAG ATCTCCGTCTCCTCGAAACACATCCGTTGAGGCATCTAACAGCTCATCCGTGAAATTTCGTAGTATTGTGTCAGATGTCTTTGACGGGCAGATTCTTAGCTCCGTCGAATGTCTGACTTGCAATTTG ATTTCGAACCGAATGGAGACTTTCCAGGACCTATCTTTGCCGATTCCCAGTCGAGACCAACTATATGTAATTCATCAGTCGGTGCCGCAGACATGGAGCCAAAGTGAAGACGAG AGTGTTAAACAAGGGTGGATGTCTTGGATGTGGAATTACGTTTGGGGCTGGTTTTGGGGACCAAACGGTCATCTGTATGATTGCCTGTCTGCGTTCTTTAGTGCTGATGAGCTCAAAGGCGATAATATGTACAG CTGTGAAAAGTGCAAAAAGCTCCGTAATGGTATAAAATTTTCTACAATAGAAGTTTTGCCAGAAGTCTTGACTATTCACCTCAAACGCTTTCGCCATGAGCCGATGTTTAGTTCTAAGATCTCCTCCCACATATCGTTTCCGATCCGGGGATTGGACATGAAGCCTTGGTTAACTCGAG ACTGTTCCTCGAAAATAACCATTTATGACTTAATTGCTGTAATTGTGCATCACGGCACAGCTGGTGGTGGTCATTATACTTGTTACGCCTTGAATGAACCTTCTTCCCAGTGGATGGAGTTCGATGACTCGTCAGCGAGACCGGTGTCGGTCGAAACAGTGGCGAATTGCCAAGCCTATGTTCTGTTTTATCGTAAAAGACGAACAAATGAAATGGATGATTTTCGCCGACATATAGCTAATTTAACACATCAGGAACTAGACGCCCAGTCAA ATGGAGGCCTATTGCAATTTTACATTTCATGCAAATGGTTTTGCAAGTTTAAAACGTTCGCTGAACCAGGAATGATACACAATCAAGATTTTTTGTGTCCTCACGGAGGCGTACAACCGTTGAAAATCGAAAGGCTCGAAGAAGTGTGTTTACCAGTGAGTGCCGTTGTTTGGGAAGCCCTGCATACAAG GTTCGGTGGTGGCCCAGCATGCAATCGACTTTTTAGGTGCCCTATGTGTCACCAAAAGCAAGAAGTGATGGACAAGAG ACGAAGAGAAGAGCTCGACACATTTCTCGATTTGCAAAGAgattttcaaaacgaaaaatccTCTGTTCCTATTTATGCCATCGCTATGAATTGGTTTCGAAAGTGGGAGAATTTTGTTAAGAACAGAAACTCCTCTTTACCCGGGCCGGTAGAAAATCTACCGATAACCATTTTGCGCAACGGTAATCGGGTTCTCAGACCAT CTTCTGATTTCGCGCAACTGTCGGCCGCTCTTTGGCATTTGTTTCATTCACACTACGGTGGAGGACCTGAAGTCATTATACGTTCTTAA